The following proteins are encoded in a genomic region of Coffea eugenioides isolate CCC68of chromosome 6, Ceug_1.0, whole genome shotgun sequence:
- the LOC113774726 gene encoding uncharacterized protein LOC113774726, producing the protein MYSVITGPGRDFLNSGSRNDLPFSQASQKVFPSMRILWNCGSKLECSRRSNHAVGPKARFTSLKCKSCLRVGTPFTLGPRKKLLKLSAFKSNSQNDGPGGRPTGSKSLKNSVGLSYVPQDGEATLVGSPKPQSDPTSFSSEAESTTGSLVIQNLFKSWLMLLRSPPSNHVIDEGLEESSSLGTSQNQDAILQKGRINILKMMWCYFLSLDVTIKIPLVIFIPLYLAVNIIYGAEVSRELTPLWVLGPLIAALYVKLWRGIGALYVFSFKQTVKLLISLPTWYLVAHDYIGNGKLNQVVGHLFQPLVDLRNMDYKEASKRKLKELEIFVVEKYLDFVESIWPYYCRTIRFLKRANLI; encoded by the exons ATGTATTCTGTGATAACTGGACCGGGTCGCGATTTTCTTAACTCGGGTTCTAGGAATGATCTTCCTTTTTCTCAG GCTTCTCAAAAAGTGTTTCCATCTATGCGTATATTGTGGAACTGTGGCAGCAAGCTGGAATGCTCCAGAAGAAGTAATCATGCCGTTGGCCCTAAAGCTAGGTTTACCTCCCTAAAATGCAAATCTTGTTTAAG GGTAGGCACCCCTTTTACACTTGGACCAAGGAAAAAACTTCTAAAGTTATCGGCTTTTAAAAGCAATAGCCAAAACGATGGACCTGGGGGCAGGCCTACTGGGTCAAAGTCCTTGAAAAATTCTGTTGGTCTTTCTTATGTACCACAAGATGGTGAAGCAACATTGGTGGGTTCTCCAAAGCCTCAGAGTGATCCCACATCCTTCTCTTCAGAAGCAGAATCAACAACAGGTTCCTTGGTGatacaaaatttattcaaaagctgGTTGATGCTACTGCGGAGTCCACCATCCAACCATGTTATAGATGAAGGCCTGGAAGAGTCATCCTCATTGGGGACATCACAAAATCAAGATGCAATACTGCAGAAAGGAAGAATCAACATTCTGAAGATGATGTGGTGCTACTTTTTGAGTCTGGATGTCACAATAAAGATACCTTTAGTGATATT CATACCCTTGTATCTAGCAGTTAATATAATTTATGGAGCTGAAGTTTCGAGAGAGTTGACCCCTTTATGGGTTTTGGGGCCATTAATTGCTGCTCTATATGTTAAATTATGGCGTGGCATAGGTGCACTTTATGTTTTCAGCTTCAAGCAGACGGTTAAACTGCTCATCAGCTTACCAACCTGGTATTTGGTAGCTCATGACTATATTGGCAATGGGAAGCTTAATCAAGTTGTAGGACATTTATTTCAGCCTCTGGTAGATCTCAGGAACATGGATTACAAAGAGGCATCTAAAAGAAAGCTGAAAGAATTGGAAATCTTTGTGGTGGAGAAATACCTGGACTTTGTGGAATCAATTTGGCCTTACTACTGCAGAACGATCAGATTTCTGAAGAGAGCAAATCTGATATAG
- the LOC113774197 gene encoding uncharacterized protein LOC113774197 yields MEKSNKGVQENEGGTSEPLLPTPPSHLRLATEAELASHQQESRGRVFTPNLPRLKLSMFSAGNPREWLRKCHKYFLNFQILACQKVDLVEMFLDGKADNWFQGVKLAKPGLNWEEFSELLCERFSGKGSLDIVEEFNKLQQIGTVQEYEEKFEELKTLMLTKNPKLDESYFVSSFISGLKEEVKPMVKMFKPQTLSKAFEVAELQELPAITLNVRKSEAIHKEVGRLSAEEQQYKRKITCAISVERSLGWGISVGQKI; encoded by the exons ATGGAGAAGAGTAACAAAGGAGTCCAAGAGAATGAAGGAGGCACTTCTGAACCTCTTCTACCCACCCCGCCCTCGCATTTGCGACTAGCAACTGAAGCTGAACTAGCAAGCCACCAGCAGGAGTCCAGAGGTAGGGTATTCACCCCTAATTTACCTAGGTTGAAGTTGTCAATGTTCTCGGCTGGGAACCCCAGGGAATGGCTTAGGAAATGTCACAAATACTTTTTGAACTTCCAGATACTTGCTTGCCAAAAAGTAGACTTAGTAGAAATGTTCTTAGACGGCAAAGCTGATAACTGGTTCCAAGGGGTGAAACTAGCTAAACCTGGACTGAATTGGGAGGAATTTAGCGAGTTGCTATGTGAGAGATTCTCGGGAAAAGGATCGCTCGACATAGTAGAGGAATTTAACAAACTACAGCAAATAGGGACAGTGCAGGAATATGaggaaaaatttgaagaactaaAAACTTTGATGCTGACCAAGAACCCCAAACTGGATGAATCCTATTTCGTCTCCAGTTTTATCAGTGGATTGAAGGAGGAGGTCAAGCCCATGGTGAAGATGTTCAAACCACAGACATTGTCTAAAGCATTTGAAGTAGCAGAATTGCAAGA GTTGCCTGCAATAACTCTCAATGTCAGGAAGTCTGAAGCTATACACAAGGAGGTTGGAAGGCTCTCAGCAGAAGAACAGCAGTACAAACGCAAAATAACCTGTGCTATAAGTGTGGAGAGAAGTTTGGGATGGGGCATCAGTGTAGGACAAAAGATCTGA